A stretch of the Aminipila terrae genome encodes the following:
- the yqeC gene encoding selenium cofactor biosynthesis protein YqeC: protein MRKKVLRLIVTFENTQQALACEKRCREQGIGERLIPVPGQISAGCGLAWKGELQHRRKIEKLLLKNQIAYEGFYETYLLESYTCEEHKLVDLLEPHIKCVAFVGAGGKTTTIYNLAEQLASLGKRVIITTTTHIYQPLELETASDIVSLEQILQNNKIAVAGIPLKEGKLTGLESESAAQLKKYADYVLIEADGARNLPVKVPAEHEPVIPEYADMVIGVVGMDCMGRSIESACFRKEKATELLNAVPNKTVTEDHLITEEDIMQIVISERGLRKDVGQKPFKLILNKVHDQNTRQSAETIIKLLKSRGIEECLITSYNEKERA, encoded by the coding sequence ATGCGAAAAAAGGTGCTAAGACTAATTGTAACATTTGAAAATACACAACAGGCATTAGCCTGTGAAAAAAGGTGTAGGGAACAGGGAATAGGTGAACGGTTAATCCCTGTACCTGGACAGATTTCTGCAGGATGTGGGCTGGCTTGGAAAGGCGAACTTCAACATAGAAGAAAGATTGAAAAGCTTCTTCTGAAAAATCAGATAGCATATGAGGGGTTTTATGAAACTTACCTGTTGGAAAGTTATACCTGTGAAGAACATAAACTGGTGGACTTACTGGAACCTCACATAAAGTGCGTTGCTTTTGTTGGTGCAGGAGGAAAGACTACTACCATTTACAATCTGGCAGAACAGTTGGCTAGTCTGGGAAAACGTGTTATTATAACCACCACCACTCACATCTATCAGCCTTTAGAGCTGGAGACTGCATCCGATATTGTAAGTTTAGAGCAAATATTACAAAATAATAAAATAGCAGTAGCAGGAATTCCATTGAAAGAAGGAAAATTGACTGGTCTTGAATCAGAAAGTGCAGCCCAGTTAAAAAAATATGCTGACTATGTACTTATTGAAGCTGACGGGGCCAGAAACCTCCCTGTTAAGGTGCCGGCAGAACATGAGCCTGTCATACCGGAGTATGCGGATATGGTTATTGGTGTTGTAGGGATGGATTGTATGGGAAGAAGCATTGAAAGTGCATGTTTTCGAAAAGAAAAAGCAACAGAACTATTAAATGCAGTCCCAAATAAGACCGTTACAGAAGACCACTTAATTACGGAAGAGGATATAATGCAGATTGTCATAAGTGAAAGAGGATTAAGAAAAGATGTGGGACAAAAACCTTTTAAATTAATATTGAATAAAGTTCATGACCAGAATACCAGACAGTCAGCTGAGACAATCATAAAACTGTTAAAATCCAGAGGAATAGAAGAATGCCTTATAACCTCATATAATGAGAAGGAGAGGGCTTAA
- the yqeB gene encoding selenium-dependent molybdenum cofactor biosynthesis protein YqeB, which translates to MKKIYIRGAGDLATGIACRLYESGFQLLMTDLKVPTTVRRTVAFSPAIYEQKAVVEGKTAAYCCSMKEVQESLLRKEIPVVVDMEQTFFHAYQPDIVVDAIIAKKNIATRITDAGIVIAVGPGFTAGKDCHCVIESMRGHNLGRCIYTGQAEPNTGIPGNIEGFTYERIIRAENEGTFKGAVTIGEKVTTGQVVAYVGEKPVLASVNGIVRGLLQDGLWCIRT; encoded by the coding sequence GTGAAAAAGATTTATATCAGAGGGGCTGGAGATCTGGCCACGGGTATAGCCTGCCGGCTTTATGAAAGTGGTTTCCAGCTATTAATGACGGATTTGAAGGTGCCTACAACTGTAAGAAGAACAGTAGCTTTTTCTCCAGCCATCTATGAACAAAAAGCGGTGGTAGAGGGAAAAACAGCAGCATATTGCTGTTCAATGAAAGAAGTTCAAGAGTCTTTATTAAGAAAAGAAATTCCTGTTGTGGTAGATATGGAGCAAACATTTTTTCATGCCTATCAGCCGGATATAGTAGTAGATGCTATTATTGCAAAGAAAAATATAGCTACCAGGATAACAGATGCTGGGATAGTAATTGCAGTAGGCCCAGGATTTACGGCGGGTAAAGACTGTCATTGTGTTATTGAATCTATGAGGGGCCATAACCTGGGCAGATGCATTTATACAGGACAGGCAGAACCGAATACAGGGATTCCTGGAAATATTGAAGGCTTCACTTATGAAAGAATTATTCGTGCTGAAAATGAGGGTACGTTCAAAGGAGCTGTGACCATTGGAGAGAAAGTTACTACAGGGCAGGTGGTTGCCTATGTAGGAGAGAAACCGGTTTTAGCTTCAGTAAACGGTATTGTCAGAGGTCTTCTGCAAGACGGGTTATGGTGCATAAGAACATGA
- a CDS encoding DUF3343 domain-containing protein has product MKKEYLLTFSSFYKAKYAQEKITELGVRCTVKRAPSELVTSCGYAIYLKTDDLNKVLSVFDGEILAVKNIFLIDNSLGNTQYRRISF; this is encoded by the coding sequence ATGAAAAAGGAGTATTTGCTTACTTTCTCATCATTTTATAAAGCAAAGTATGCTCAGGAGAAGATAACAGAGTTAGGCGTAAGATGCACAGTAAAACGGGCACCTTCAGAGTTGGTTACGTCCTGCGGATATGCTATATATTTAAAAACCGATGATTTAAATAAGGTGTTAAGTGTTTTTGATGGTGAAATACTTGCTGTCAAAAACATATTTCTTATAGATAACTCTTTAGGTAATACCCAATATAGAAGAATATCTTTTTAA